One part of the Streptomyces ferrugineus genome encodes these proteins:
- a CDS encoding SRPBCC domain-containing protein, with amino-acid sequence MYSTRVSRHVNASRTAVYRALLDADAVQRWRVPDGMTGHVHAFEGREGGAFRVSLTYDLPTGTGKSAAHTDTYHGRFVRLVPDELVVEEVEFETDDPALRGTMTMTTTLTAAADGGTDVVIAHEGIPDAVPAADNETGTRMALANLARLVEGTPPAN; translated from the coding sequence ATGTACTCGACGCGGGTCTCCCGGCATGTGAACGCCTCGCGCACGGCCGTCTACCGGGCGCTGCTGGACGCGGACGCGGTGCAACGGTGGCGGGTGCCGGACGGGATGACCGGGCACGTGCACGCGTTCGAGGGGCGTGAAGGCGGGGCGTTCCGGGTCTCGCTCACCTATGACCTGCCGACCGGCACCGGCAAGTCGGCCGCGCACACCGACACCTACCACGGCCGCTTCGTACGGCTCGTGCCGGACGAACTGGTGGTCGAGGAGGTCGAGTTCGAGACCGACGACCCCGCCCTGCGCGGCACGATGACGATGACCACCACCCTCACCGCCGCCGCCGACGGCGGCACGGACGTCGTGATCGCGCACGAGGGCATCCCCGACGCCGTCCCCGCCGCGGACAACGAGACCGGCACCCGCATGGCCCTGGCCAACCTGGCCCGCCTCGTCGAGGGGACGCCACCGGCGAACTGA
- a CDS encoding YceI family protein, with product MRLGLLRSRRSRGAPGVPFPVPPGAGVVGREVVDPVGLPMRGAEVTVTALDSHEVVASGTTDPYGLFFAALPPGHYSLMVTAEGLTPHREPLDVVAGPPQPAVRVQLASARQLELPMPGTWMFDPPHTAIRFIAKHVGMAHVHGRFERFTGGIRVAPDMAASQVSVRIDAASITTGNNTRDNHLRSADFLDVERYPYIDFASTRFAYRGGAKWTLHGSLTMHGVSRSVELDTTYLGSVNGGYGAELRCAALARAELHREDFTLNWRSMLARGIAVVGPTVQLELDVQAMYRTHDTPTPPD from the coding sequence ATGCGCCTCGGTCTGCTCAGGAGTCGACGCTCCCGAGGAGCGCCGGGTGTCCCGTTCCCCGTGCCTCCCGGTGCGGGCGTCGTGGGGCGCGAGGTCGTCGATCCGGTCGGGCTGCCGATGCGCGGCGCCGAGGTGACGGTGACCGCGCTGGACTCGCACGAGGTCGTGGCGTCCGGTACGACGGACCCGTACGGCCTGTTCTTCGCCGCGCTGCCCCCGGGCCACTACAGCCTCATGGTCACCGCCGAGGGCCTGACCCCGCACCGCGAGCCCCTGGACGTCGTCGCCGGTCCGCCGCAGCCCGCCGTGCGGGTGCAGCTGGCGTCGGCCCGGCAGCTCGAGCTCCCGATGCCCGGCACCTGGATGTTCGACCCGCCGCACACGGCGATCCGGTTCATCGCGAAGCACGTCGGCATGGCCCATGTGCACGGCCGCTTCGAGCGGTTCACCGGCGGCATCCGGGTGGCGCCCGACATGGCCGCGTCCCAGGTGTCGGTGCGTATCGACGCGGCCAGCATCACGACGGGCAACAACACCCGGGACAACCATCTGCGTTCGGCCGACTTCCTGGACGTCGAGCGCTACCCGTACATCGACTTCGCCAGCACCCGCTTCGCCTACCGGGGCGGTGCCAAGTGGACCCTGCACGGCTCGCTGACCATGCACGGCGTGAGCCGCTCGGTGGAGCTGGACACCACCTACCTGGGGTCGGTCAACGGCGGCTACGGCGCGGAGCTGCGGTGCGCTGCGCTGGCCAGGGCGGAGCTGCACCGGGAGGACTTCACCCTGAACTGGCGCTCCATGCTGGCCCGCGGCATCGCGGTGGTCGGGCCCACGGTCCAGCTCGAGCTGGACGTTCAGGCGATGTACCGCACGCACGACACTCCGACGCCTCCCGACTAG
- a CDS encoding maleylacetate reductase, translating to MTDALDFSYESRPVRVVFRAGAAVSATPGEVARLGLRRVLVVCGARGAQTARAVADALGPVCVGVHDRARMHVPAEVADVAVQAARAAGADGCVAVGGGSSIGLGKAVALRTGLPLVAVPSTYSGSEMTPVWGLTEHGVKRTGRDAKVLPRSVVYDPELTLSLPVPLSVTSGINAVAHAVEALYAPDTSPLVALMAEEGVRAMAGALPAVAGEPESTQARGRALYGAWLCGSCLGATTMGLHHKLCHVLGGTFSLPHAETHTVVLPYALAHNASAAPDATAAMARALDASDAPTALWDLAGRLGAPRTLAELGLAEADLATAAAQTAGQAYANPRPVTVDGVLALLRAAYEGAPPATLAH from the coding sequence GTGACGGACGCCCTCGACTTCTCCTACGAGAGCCGGCCCGTGCGGGTCGTGTTCCGGGCCGGGGCGGCGGTGTCCGCGACGCCGGGGGAAGTGGCGCGGCTGGGGCTGCGGCGGGTGCTGGTGGTGTGCGGGGCGCGGGGTGCGCAGACCGCGCGGGCGGTCGCCGACGCGCTCGGGCCGGTCTGCGTCGGGGTGCACGACCGGGCCCGGATGCATGTTCCGGCCGAGGTCGCCGACGTGGCCGTGCAGGCGGCTCGCGCGGCCGGCGCCGACGGGTGCGTGGCCGTGGGCGGCGGCTCGTCGATCGGGCTGGGCAAGGCGGTCGCGCTGCGCACCGGGCTGCCGCTGGTCGCCGTGCCGTCCACGTACTCCGGCTCGGAGATGACCCCGGTGTGGGGCCTGACGGAGCACGGCGTCAAGCGCACCGGCCGCGATGCGAAGGTGCTGCCCCGCAGCGTGGTCTACGACCCCGAGCTCACCCTCTCCCTGCCCGTGCCGCTCTCCGTGACCAGCGGCATCAACGCCGTCGCGCACGCCGTCGAGGCCCTGTACGCCCCCGACACCTCGCCTCTGGTCGCGCTGATGGCCGAGGAGGGCGTACGGGCGATGGCGGGGGCGCTCCCGGCGGTGGCGGGCGAACCGGAGTCGACGCAGGCCCGCGGGCGTGCCCTGTACGGGGCCTGGCTGTGCGGGTCGTGTCTGGGTGCCACCACGATGGGCCTGCACCACAAACTGTGCCATGTCCTGGGCGGCACCTTCTCGTTGCCGCACGCCGAGACGCACACGGTGGTGCTGCCGTACGCCCTGGCCCACAACGCGTCCGCAGCCCCGGACGCGACCGCCGCCATGGCCCGCGCCCTGGACGCGAGCGACGCCCCGACGGCCCTGTGGGACCTGGCCGGACGCCTCGGCGCGCCCCGCACCCTGGCCGAACTGGGCCTCGCCGAGGCCGACCTGGCGACGGCCGCCGCGCAGACCGCGGGCCAGGCGTACGCCAACCCCCGCCCGGTCACGGTCGACGGCGTGCTCGCCCTGCTGCGGGCGGCGTACGAGGGCGCGCCGCCGGCCACGCTCGCCCACTGA
- a CDS encoding intradiol ring-cleavage dioxygenase — MTGEPTVTDEVVASLRDTADPRLRELLTGLVRHLHAFARETRLTQEEWERAIGFLTATGRMCTDTRQEFILLSDVLGLSMLVETINDRHGPGTTESTVLGPFHMTKSPVRELGANIDLVGGGEPCVVSGRVRSRDGDPLPGAVVDVWQADGNGFYDVQRPDVQPPGNGRGLFTADGEGRFWFRTCVPSPYPIPTDGPVGGLLRATGRHPYRPAHIHFIATAAGHTPVTTHIFVAGSDYLGSDAVFAVKPGLVTDFAPVDDPSAAREHGVPNPFRHARFDLVLEPS, encoded by the coding sequence ATGACCGGCGAGCCGACGGTCACCGACGAGGTCGTCGCCAGCCTGCGGGACACGGCCGATCCGCGGCTGCGGGAGCTGCTCACCGGGCTGGTGCGGCATCTGCACGCCTTCGCGCGAGAGACACGGCTGACGCAGGAGGAGTGGGAGCGGGCGATCGGGTTCCTGACCGCGACCGGGCGGATGTGCACGGACACCCGGCAGGAGTTCATCCTGCTGTCGGACGTGCTCGGCCTGTCGATGCTGGTGGAGACGATCAACGACCGCCACGGCCCCGGCACCACCGAGTCGACCGTCCTCGGCCCGTTCCACATGACGAAGTCGCCGGTGCGCGAGCTCGGCGCGAACATCGACCTGGTGGGCGGCGGCGAGCCGTGCGTGGTGAGCGGGCGGGTGCGGTCCCGGGACGGCGACCCGCTGCCCGGCGCGGTCGTCGACGTGTGGCAGGCCGACGGCAACGGCTTCTACGACGTGCAGCGGCCGGACGTGCAGCCCCCGGGCAACGGGCGCGGCCTGTTCACCGCGGACGGCGAGGGACGGTTCTGGTTCCGGACATGCGTGCCGAGCCCGTATCCGATCCCGACGGACGGCCCGGTCGGCGGGCTGCTGCGGGCCACCGGACGGCATCCCTACCGGCCCGCGCACATCCACTTCATCGCCACGGCCGCCGGGCACACCCCGGTGACCACGCACATCTTCGTGGCGGGGAGCGACTACCTGGGCTCGGACGCGGTGTTCGCCGTCAAGCCGGGCCTGGTCACCGACTTCGCGCCGGTCGACGACCCGTCGGCGGCACGGGAGCACGGCGTGCCGAACCCCTTCCGGCACGCCCGCTTCGACCTCGTGCTGGAGCCGTCGTGA
- a CDS encoding enolase C-terminal domain-like protein — MSQPIVTRFSVYPVAGRDSMLLNLSGAHAPYFTRNVVVLEDSEGRTGLGEVPGGEKITRTLRDAESLVVGARLGDHNNVLRAIGARFADRDAGGRGAQTFDLRTTVHAVTAVESALLDLLGQHLEVPVAGLLGDGKQRDAVRVLGYLFYVGDPDRTDLDYIRAPDAPVDWYRVRHEQALTPEAIVRQAEATYDHYGFRDFKLKGGVLPGPEEVKAVRALKDRFPEARITLDPNGAWSLREAVELCRPLLGTLAYAEDPCGAEDGYSGREILAEFRRATGLPTATNMIATDWRQLTHALALQSVSIPLADPHFWTMRGSVRVAQLCNAMGLTWGCHSNNHFDISLAMMAHCGAAAPGEYNALDTHWIWQEGLERLTVDPPRITGGEVAVPDTPGLGVGLDRDRLLAAHELYREKALSGRDDAVGMRYLIEGWTFDAKRPCLVR, encoded by the coding sequence ATGAGCCAGCCCATCGTCACCCGCTTCTCCGTGTATCCGGTCGCCGGCCGCGACTCGATGCTCCTCAACCTCTCCGGGGCGCACGCCCCTTACTTCACCCGCAACGTCGTCGTACTGGAGGACTCCGAGGGCCGCACGGGCCTGGGCGAGGTGCCCGGCGGGGAGAAGATCACCCGCACCCTGCGCGACGCCGAATCCCTCGTCGTCGGCGCCCGCTTGGGCGACCACAACAACGTCCTGCGCGCGATCGGGGCGAGGTTCGCCGACCGTGACGCGGGCGGGCGCGGCGCGCAGACCTTCGACCTGCGGACCACGGTGCACGCGGTCACCGCCGTCGAGTCCGCCCTCCTCGACCTGCTCGGGCAGCACCTGGAGGTCCCCGTCGCGGGCCTCCTGGGCGACGGCAAGCAGCGCGACGCCGTACGGGTGCTCGGCTACCTCTTCTACGTCGGCGACCCGGACCGCACCGACCTGGACTACATCCGCGCCCCCGACGCACCCGTCGACTGGTACCGCGTCCGGCACGAGCAGGCGCTCACCCCCGAGGCGATCGTCCGCCAGGCCGAGGCCACCTACGACCACTACGGATTCCGCGACTTCAAGCTCAAGGGCGGCGTCCTGCCCGGCCCGGAGGAGGTCAAGGCCGTACGGGCGCTCAAGGACCGCTTCCCCGAGGCGCGGATCACCCTCGACCCCAACGGCGCCTGGTCCCTGCGCGAGGCCGTCGAACTGTGCCGCCCCCTCCTCGGCACCCTCGCCTACGCCGAGGACCCCTGCGGGGCGGAGGACGGCTACTCCGGCCGTGAGATCCTCGCGGAGTTCCGCCGGGCCACCGGCCTGCCCACGGCGACCAACATGATCGCCACGGACTGGCGCCAGCTGACCCACGCCCTGGCCCTGCAGTCGGTGTCCATCCCGCTGGCCGACCCGCACTTCTGGACCATGCGGGGCTCGGTGCGCGTCGCCCAGCTCTGCAACGCGATGGGCCTGACCTGGGGCTGCCACTCCAACAACCACTTCGACATCTCCCTGGCGATGATGGCCCACTGCGGAGCCGCCGCGCCCGGCGAGTACAACGCCCTGGACACCCACTGGATCTGGCAGGAGGGCCTGGAGCGGCTCACCGTCGACCCGCCGAGGATCACCGGCGGCGAGGTCGCCGTACCGGACACGCCCGGCCTGGGCGTCGGCCTGGACAGGGACCGGCTCCTCGCGGCACACGAGCTGTACCGGGAGAAGGCCCTGTCCGGCCGGGACGACGCCGTCGGCATGCGGTACCTGATCGAGGGGTGGACCTTCGACGCCAAGCGGCCCTGCCTCGTGCGCTGA
- a CDS encoding FAD-dependent oxidoreductase has translation MHTVETDVLIVGSGPAGASAALALSTYGVRNMVVTRYASLADTPRAHITNQRTMEVLRDLGVEQDVIAKATPQHLMGDTTFCTSLAGEELGRVRSWGNDPLVQAAHELASPTRMCDMPQHLMEPVLVDAAIARGTDFRFSTVYRSFEQDAGGVTVTVEDRLRGDAYTIRAKYLIGADGGRSQVAEDAGLPMGGQMGVAGSVNIVFDADLSRYTAHRPSTLYWVLAPGATVGGIGAGLVRCVRPWNEWLIVWGYDVTAGAPDLTEEYALSVVRQLVGDDEIPVTIKSSSAWTVNEMYAETYANGRVFCAGDAVHRHPPSNGLGSNTSIQDSHNLAWKLKLVLDGVASPKLLDTYDAERAPVGKQIVTRANKSIAETAPIFEALDGLSPQTPEQLWANIAARKDATEAAAKQRAALREAIAFKVYEFNAHGVDLNQRYTSAAVVPDGTPDPGFTRDPELYHQPSSRPGAKLPHAWLTRGTRTLSTLDTVGKGRFTLLTGIGGEAWLRAAEAQPLDIATVVVGPGQEYEDPYGDWARLSEISDAGVLLVRPDGYVAFRHAGGSEDAERLLTDALRRILGHG, from the coding sequence GTGCACACCGTCGAGACCGATGTACTGATCGTGGGCAGCGGCCCGGCGGGCGCGTCGGCCGCGCTCGCCCTGAGCACCTACGGCGTGCGCAACATGGTCGTCACCCGGTACGCCAGCCTCGCCGACACGCCCCGCGCGCACATCACCAACCAGCGCACCATGGAAGTGCTGCGCGATCTGGGCGTCGAGCAGGACGTCATCGCCAAGGCGACGCCGCAGCATCTGATGGGCGACACGACCTTCTGCACCAGCCTGGCCGGCGAGGAGCTGGGCCGGGTCCGCTCCTGGGGCAACGACCCGCTCGTGCAGGCCGCGCACGAACTGGCCAGTCCGACCCGCATGTGCGACATGCCGCAGCACCTGATGGAGCCTGTGCTGGTGGACGCGGCGATCGCGCGCGGCACCGACTTCCGGTTCAGCACGGTCTACCGGTCCTTCGAACAGGACGCGGGCGGCGTCACGGTCACCGTCGAGGACCGGCTGCGCGGCGATGCCTACACCATCCGCGCCAAGTACCTGATCGGCGCCGACGGCGGCCGTTCCCAGGTCGCCGAGGACGCCGGGCTGCCGATGGGCGGCCAGATGGGCGTCGCGGGCAGCGTCAACATCGTCTTCGACGCGGACCTGAGCAGGTACACCGCGCACCGCCCTTCCACCCTCTACTGGGTACTCGCGCCGGGCGCCACGGTCGGCGGCATCGGCGCGGGCCTGGTGCGCTGTGTGCGGCCCTGGAACGAGTGGCTGATCGTGTGGGGCTACGACGTGACGGCGGGCGCCCCCGACCTCACCGAGGAGTACGCCCTGTCCGTCGTACGGCAGTTGGTCGGCGACGACGAGATACCGGTGACCATCAAGTCGTCGTCGGCGTGGACGGTGAACGAGATGTACGCCGAGACGTATGCCAACGGGCGGGTGTTCTGCGCCGGTGACGCCGTGCACCGCCACCCGCCGTCCAACGGGCTCGGCTCCAACACCTCCATCCAGGACTCCCACAACCTGGCCTGGAAGCTGAAGCTCGTCCTGGACGGCGTCGCCTCGCCGAAGCTCCTCGACACCTACGACGCCGAGCGGGCTCCGGTCGGCAAGCAGATCGTGACCCGCGCCAACAAGTCCATCGCCGAGACCGCCCCCATATTCGAGGCGCTCGACGGGCTCTCCCCGCAGACGCCCGAGCAGCTCTGGGCCAACATCGCCGCCCGCAAGGACGCCACCGAGGCCGCCGCCAAGCAGCGGGCCGCGCTGCGCGAGGCGATCGCCTTCAAGGTGTACGAGTTCAACGCGCACGGCGTCGACCTCAACCAGCGCTACACCTCCGCCGCGGTCGTCCCCGACGGCACGCCGGATCCCGGTTTCACCCGCGACCCCGAGCTGTACCACCAGCCCAGCTCCCGCCCCGGCGCCAAGCTCCCGCACGCCTGGCTCACCCGCGGCACCCGCACCCTGTCCACCCTCGACACCGTCGGCAAGGGCCGCTTCACGCTGCTCACCGGCATCGGCGGCGAGGCGTGGCTGCGGGCCGCCGAGGCACAGCCCCTCGACATCGCGACGGTGGTGGTCGGACCGGGCCAGGAGTACGAGGACCCGTACGGCGACTGGGCGCGGCTCAGCGAGATCTCCGACGCCGGCGTGCTCCTCGTACGCCCCGACGGGTATGTGGCCTTCCGGCACGCGGGCGGGTCCGAGGACGCCGAACGGCTGCTCACGGACGCACTGCGGCGGATTCTCGGGCACGGTTGA
- a CDS encoding AMIN-like domain-containing (lipo)protein gives MGRNTSTWAATTALMVATLGVAVVPAEATTTTATTQTTACPTGWGSTAETRSGATTKSVTNIRAGRHACFDRMVVDVPGAGTSGLGYSVRYVSRLYQDGSGRPISVGGGAVIEVRVAAPAYDPATGKPTYPATAGQRLTGVDLTGYRTFRDARFVGSFEGDTQIGLGVRARLPFRVWVATDRVVVDVAHNWTGAR, from the coding sequence ATGGGACGAAACACAAGCACATGGGCGGCGACCACCGCACTCATGGTCGCCACCTTGGGTGTGGCGGTGGTCCCGGCCGAGGCCACCACGACCACCGCCACCACCCAGACCACGGCCTGCCCCACCGGCTGGGGCAGCACGGCCGAGACCCGCTCCGGCGCGACGACGAAGTCGGTCACGAACATCAGGGCCGGCCGGCACGCCTGCTTCGACCGCATGGTCGTCGACGTCCCCGGCGCGGGCACCAGCGGACTCGGCTATTCCGTCCGCTACGTCAGCCGCCTGTACCAGGACGGCTCGGGCCGGCCGATCTCCGTCGGCGGCGGAGCCGTCATCGAGGTACGCGTGGCCGCCCCCGCGTACGACCCCGCCACCGGAAAGCCGACCTATCCCGCGACGGCCGGTCAGCGTCTGACGGGCGTCGATCTCACGGGGTACCGCACGTTCCGGGACGCCCGGTTCGTCGGCAGCTTCGAGGGCGACACACAGATCGGGCTCGGTGTCCGCGCGCGGCTGCCGTTCCGGGTGTGGGTCGCGACCGATCGCGTCGTCGTCGATGTGGCGCACAACTGGACCGGGGCACGCTGA
- a CDS encoding luciferase domain-containing protein — MTLAQRAMEQLQAWPDLTSGPASCGAGRALRSVHSEIVHFHSDRDVDLHLTVAAIGRFHDDLQGSTAIRLVPGSGWVTVHLDCDTDVDLLMSLVSAALKAHQTLPARPGRPAGGDCNFHRVTVLPRG, encoded by the coding sequence ATGACACTGGCCCAGCGCGCCATGGAACAACTGCAGGCCTGGCCCGACCTCACCTCGGGCCCGGCCAGTTGCGGCGCAGGGCGGGCACTGCGCTCCGTCCACAGCGAGATCGTGCACTTCCACTCCGACCGGGATGTGGACCTGCATCTGACGGTGGCGGCCATCGGGCGGTTTCACGACGATCTCCAGGGGTCGACGGCGATCCGACTGGTCCCCGGCTCGGGCTGGGTGACCGTGCACCTCGACTGCGACACGGACGTCGATCTGCTGATGAGCCTGGTCAGCGCCGCACTCAAGGCCCATCAGACCCTGCCCGCCCGGCCCGGGCGACCTGCAGGGGGCGACTGCAACTTCCACCGCGTGACCGTGCTGCCGCGCGGCTAG
- a CDS encoding amidohydrolase family protein has translation MPVIDAWMQHPTPRHANHEMFESLRRWTGMERSDEPLPVEVTVAALEDADVEVGLAAAWYGPQGPLIDNDEVAAFVAQADGRLRGVAGADLARPMATVRELRRAVEELGFVALRVVPWLWGLPPTDRLYYPLYAACVDLGVPFCTQVGHTGPLRPSETGRPIPYVDQVALDFPELTIVCGHIGYPWTTEMIAVADKHENVFVDTSAYTVRRYPPELVEYLRGRGRHKVLFGSNYPMITPGRALEHLDDLKLDEETRELFLHGNARRVFAL, from the coding sequence ATGCCCGTGATCGACGCCTGGATGCAGCACCCCACGCCGCGCCACGCCAACCACGAGATGTTCGAGTCGCTGCGCCGGTGGACCGGCATGGAGCGGTCCGACGAGCCGCTGCCCGTCGAGGTCACGGTGGCGGCGCTGGAGGACGCCGACGTGGAGGTGGGCCTCGCGGCCGCCTGGTACGGGCCGCAGGGTCCGCTGATCGACAACGACGAGGTGGCCGCTTTCGTCGCGCAGGCCGACGGGCGGCTGCGCGGGGTGGCGGGGGCCGATCTCGCCCGGCCCATGGCCACGGTGCGGGAACTGCGGCGTGCCGTCGAGGAGTTGGGCTTCGTGGCGCTGCGCGTCGTCCCGTGGCTGTGGGGGCTGCCGCCCACCGACCGGCTGTACTACCCGCTGTACGCGGCCTGTGTGGACCTCGGTGTGCCGTTCTGCACCCAGGTCGGGCACACCGGCCCGCTGCGGCCGTCGGAGACGGGGCGGCCCATCCCGTACGTCGACCAGGTGGCGCTGGACTTCCCCGAGCTGACGATCGTGTGCGGGCACATCGGCTATCCGTGGACCACGGAGATGATCGCGGTCGCCGACAAGCACGAGAACGTCTTCGTCGACACCAGCGCCTACACCGTCCGCCGCTATCCGCCGGAACTGGTGGAGTATCTGCGCGGCCGGGGCCGGCACAAGGTGCTGTTCGGCTCCAACTACCCCATGATCACGCCGGGTCGGGCCCTGGAGCACCTGGACGACCTGAAGCTGGACGAGGAGACGCGGGAGCTGTTCCTGCACGGGAACGCCCGCCGCGTCTTCGCCCTCTGA
- a CDS encoding helix-turn-helix domain-containing protein: MSTAEQLPALAPLRHARERFLTGRPLPDGVPEDVVAAWRRARFFGVRPDLDGPVRESAHPADSPLLEAARPVLARIAPALDAGRSALVLTDERLQVLWSTGSAPGDDTCRDLSEREVGHNSAALALRTRRRAEVHGPEHFLDVWQDVSAVSVPLLCPETEQVLGTVTVAAGLGAGCRPHPGAALAEAAAAAVEAELRARARTAERALLDAYERAARGRARAVVALDGRNRLISEAAARLASPQVLEALERGARAWGRGTRASYDIPLPEDAGCTVEITPVRHEGRALGLVAVLAPRPDEPVAAPPRPAGALAGGSVPWRHAVARATALFRTAGPVLVTGERGTGKTALALELLDGTAPLVLDAAESPDLGLKAGERGETGAEGRARAGDRPLLLRHAERLAQPDVAALNSLLDEHPDARLVATYTPGTSPGPCLQRLLDTLAARSVTVPALRERPEDIRELLPALTPRPAPGSPPLTWTLDALRALEQHPWPGNVTELAHLIRALASQRRVFGPVRRGELPDPVREGPAGRSLSPMELAERAAILEALRRHGGNKARAAAALGIGRATLYRKLREYQGRDALTGPRP; this comes from the coding sequence ATGAGCACCGCCGAACAGCTTCCTGCCCTCGCCCCGCTCCGTCATGCCCGCGAAAGGTTCCTGACGGGGCGTCCCCTCCCGGACGGTGTACCGGAGGACGTGGTCGCCGCCTGGCGGCGCGCCCGGTTCTTCGGTGTACGGCCCGATCTCGACGGTCCGGTACGGGAGTCGGCCCACCCGGCCGACTCGCCCCTGCTGGAGGCGGCGCGCCCCGTGCTCGCCCGTATCGCCCCGGCCCTCGACGCCGGGCGCTCGGCGCTCGTGCTCACCGACGAGCGGCTCCAGGTGCTGTGGTCCACCGGCAGCGCCCCCGGCGACGACACCTGCCGCGACCTGTCCGAGCGGGAGGTCGGCCACAACAGCGCCGCGCTCGCCCTGCGCACCCGGCGCCGCGCCGAGGTCCACGGCCCCGAGCACTTCCTCGACGTCTGGCAGGACGTCTCCGCGGTCAGCGTGCCCCTGCTCTGCCCGGAGACGGAGCAGGTGCTCGGCACGGTGACCGTGGCCGCCGGCCTGGGCGCGGGCTGCCGGCCGCATCCGGGCGCCGCCCTCGCCGAGGCGGCCGCCGCGGCGGTGGAGGCGGAACTGCGGGCACGCGCGCGTACCGCGGAACGGGCCTTGCTCGACGCCTACGAGCGCGCCGCACGGGGACGCGCACGGGCGGTCGTCGCTCTGGACGGCCGTAACCGCCTGATCAGCGAGGCCGCGGCACGCCTCGCCTCGCCACAGGTACTGGAGGCGCTGGAGCGCGGCGCCCGGGCGTGGGGGAGGGGCACCCGTGCGTCGTACGACATCCCGCTTCCCGAGGACGCCGGGTGCACCGTCGAGATCACCCCGGTACGGCACGAGGGCCGCGCCCTCGGCCTGGTCGCCGTGCTCGCGCCCCGTCCCGACGAGCCGGTGGCGGCGCCGCCGCGCCCGGCGGGTGCCCTGGCCGGCGGCTCGGTGCCGTGGCGGCACGCGGTCGCGCGGGCGACGGCGCTGTTCCGTACGGCCGGTCCCGTGCTGGTGACGGGCGAGCGGGGCACGGGCAAGACCGCCCTCGCCCTCGAACTGCTCGACGGCACCGCCCCGCTGGTCCTGGACGCCGCGGAGTCACCCGACCTCGGCCTCAAGGCCGGAGAGCGCGGCGAGACGGGGGCCGAAGGCCGGGCGCGGGCCGGCGACCGCCCCCTGCTGCTGCGGCACGCCGAACGGCTGGCCCAGCCGGACGTAGCCGCCCTCAACTCCCTCCTCGACGAGCACCCGGACGCCCGCCTGGTCGCCACCTACACGCCAGGAACCTCACCGGGCCCCTGCCTCCAGCGTCTCCTCGACACCCTCGCGGCCCGTTCGGTGACCGTGCCCGCGCTGCGGGAACGCCCCGAGGACATCCGGGAGTTGCTCCCCGCCCTCACGCCCCGGCCCGCTCCCGGCAGCCCGCCGCTGACCTGGACGCTGGACGCGCTGCGGGCGCTGGAGCAGCATCCCTGGCCCGGCAACGTCACCGAACTCGCCCACCTCATACGGGCGCTGGCGAGCCAGCGGCGGGTCTTCGGGCCGGTGCGGCGCGGTGAACTGCCCGATCCCGTCCGGGAAGGACCCGCGGGACGGAGCCTCAGCCCGATGGAGCTGGCCGAACGCGCCGCGATCCTGGAGGCGTTGCGCCGCCACGGCGGCAACAAGGCGCGCGCCGCGGCGGCGTTGGGGATCGGCCGCGCCACCCTCTACCGCAAGCTGCGGGAGTACCAGGGGCGCGACGCCCTCACTGGGCCGAGGCCCTGA